The DNA segment tcttgtattttttccatgtaacatttttacaaattagtttcatttgttgagacattaggaggggggaaggggtggagggggttgatttgatttgatatctCTTATGTTTTCCACCTACTACCCaccatttctctctctgccccgcCCCATGTGAAATTAGGTCAAAGGCTACAGGACACCCCCACTTATTTTGCTTGATACATAGTGGTGATTAGAGGTAGGAAAATTACACTCTttgcaggtttgttttttttaaatgagtactTTAATTTAGCTTCCGGAAGGGTAGGGCCCAGTCAGGGATGCAATTCAACCAGGACACCATGTACtttagaccaggcacccccaaactcggccttccagatgttttgggactacatttcccatcatccctgaccactggtcctgttagctagggatattgggtgttgtagtcccaaaacatctggagggccgagtttggggatgcctgctttagaccATATTTTGGAAACTGTCCATTTCTGTGTCCTGCACATCATGTGGCTGGTGGATATGACCCTCCCCTATTGAAATGTCATCCCTGTCCACTGTTTAGGATTCCGTTCTTGCTTGGTGTGGTTGTCTAAGAACTTTTCCACAGTCGACATGAACTTGCTTACTTGCGTGATCACAATTCCTTCCACCTTCTTGCATATGGCGGTGACATCACACATCCACAAGCATTTCTGCAATGTGTTTCTTCTAGCTGTTCAGACATTAACAGGCTATTATTGCCCCAAAATGTACACATAGGCAAGATCAGAGGTAGGTCAGAagcttttagaagaagaagaagagtttggatttgatatcccgctttataactacccgaaggagtctcaaagcggctaacattctcctttcccttcctcccccacaacaaacactctgtgaggtgagtggggctgagagacttcagagaagtgtgactagcccaaggtcacccagcagctgcatgtggaggagcagagacgcgaacccagttccccagattacgaatctactgcttttaaccactacaccacactggctcttagaaTGCATTTCATTAGAATTTCATTAGAATGCATTTATGTCTTCACAGTTGCTAGAACCATCACAGTATGGAAAGCAACGTAGCTTTTCTAGATCCATGTTACAATGAATGCCCAGAAATGCAGCTGTCCACAAGTGAATGCTGACAACCCCAGAGagtagggtggccatgtgtctttCCTTACAGAGAgctgtcctctatttgaaggtttGTCCAGTATTCAAATCTGGCTTAAAGATAAAAATGGGAGAACAGAGACCTTGATGTTGCCCATCAATACCTGGACAGCAAATGGGGGAagactgtagctcagtagcagagcacctgctttgcatacagaagaccGCTGGCATCTCCAAATATGGCTGGAAAAGACTCCCATCTGGAACCCTGGACAGCTGGTGTAAGTCAatgtaaacagtactgagctaggagGACCAATGGTTTGATACAGCacaaaggcagattcctatgttcccaaCTGAGCAAGCACAAAGGCCACCTGCTTACAGGTTTCCCCAGTATTGTGAGATGAATGGTATTTATATTTAAAGTAATTATGGGAGCATCCAGAGCCCAAGTTCCGCCTGGATTAATGGAATTTGGATAGGCAGTTTTCCAGCTGAGCTGGATGTACCTGTGTAAGTCTTCCATTCTGGCTCAGCTGGAGCAAATCCTGAAAAACAGGCAAGGCAACATAGGGCAGAAGCAGGGCAAGGGGAGACTGACCCTTATTCCAAATTCCCTTTAGCTTGCTCATGTGATctagccagggccagatttaggtgtgatgaggccctaagctattgaaggtaatggggccctttatatgtccagctgtcctttgtcaacaacaaattgtcacagttttttgtgttgaatattagatagatagatagatagatagatagatagatagatagatagatagatatggatatgggagcaggctagcaggtggggcccattacgtacatcataggagcctacacaatacaaaacactgttgctgtatgcaggttttattttatttgttttttatcttatattttggaaatgtacatccaggtgtgttttttcctttacattttttgggggggccccaagagagtgtggccctaagctatagccttTTTAGCTTGTAAATCTCGCACCGGATCTAGCAATCCAGCAGAAGGTATACTGACAAAAAAGGGTGGCATAAATCAAACTGtttaaaaggcttgttttccctctgctagGTCCTAGTCAGCTCAGGCAGCAGTAGCGCTgctcctgaacagagtttggaataaGGGTAAGTTACACTGGCATAGAGCATTCCTACAGTTTGGAGTGCTCTGTATTTCTAAGTGTGCATCTCTACCATCAGTGGTACATGCAGCTTTAATGCAAACACATCATATTTTCCAGAGATGTGTTTCCTCTTCTATAGTGATAGATAAGTGGTAACCCCAAACAAGGCTTCACCCACACTTCTGTTTGGTCCTTCTAGGCATGGAtttccctgctgctttccctggggaaacccgctgtttactgctgaattggagcaaatgtccatTGGGTTTCCTgcgaattgatgtttgctctgattcagcgttAAATAGCagattttcccagggaaagcggtggcacaaaagaaaaacatcttGGACCCATGTCATGGACCATACAGAATAAATTGTGGGGCAAAGGGAACTGCAGGTTAGCCCTGGAGAGGATtcacgccagtgtggtgtagtggttaagagtggtagtctcctaatctggggaaccgggttcgcgtctccgctcctccacttgcagctgctgggtgaccttgggccagtcacacttctttgaagtctctcagcctcactcacctcacagagtgtttgttgtgggggaggaagggaaaggagaatgttagccgctttgagactccttaaagggagtgaaaggcgggatatcaaatccaaactcttcttcttcttcttcacctgaagcaGGTGAATGTGTTGCATATACACGTGGTTTGACCTGGCTTGCCTAATATGCGTAGGCTGGATTGAGGTATTAGAAGAGATAAAATCTCAAAGAACCTCTTGTGGTTCACTTAATGTACAGGGTTTGGCCTGTTGTGCAAAGGCCTCTTATTTCTTAATTATCATTGTGACCAACATTCTCCTCACGCCAAACTAGCAATGGTGAATAATGATCTGCACAATGCCTAAGCAGAATACCTCTCCCAGTCGTGACTCTTGTCTTGTAGCACAGAAGAAGttttgtgggaaaatgattgcttgtacataagagcatgagcagAGTTCTTATTATTGCAGAGTGATTTTACAGCACGAGATATTGCTAAGAGCATGATGAGCACGTGAACACCTCATGCTAGACTAATGATTGGCTCACGTAGCATAACACTCTCtttgtctgtgggcaaaagcaaGGTTACATTCCTTTGATTTGTTACTTTTGAGTACCAGGCAGAACAAGCGCAGTGCTGGAGGAGGGAGGAtgattttctttttactgcacacaataaacattgcacggctgaagccaaagctttttcttcaagtcatcttggtgtgagactgatttcttactGATCTTCCTACTGATGTCGAGCTGGATTCTCGACATTTGGTGCCCCGTGTGATTTATCTCGGACACCACGCTGTTTTGCAACGTTCAGCTCTCGCCTCGCCCTGCAAGGGTTCCAGACGTCGTTCATCCACCTAGTGGATCCCGGTGagttgctcccccccctttcttttgccattatggggcagtctctctctccaccacagaaaaagttttttgaagACCTTAAATTTCTTTTGGCCAGCAACAGCCTTCTCGTCTCAGATGCTGACATCAAGTCGCTTATAGAAGCCTTGGATACTCACTGTCCCTGGTTTCCTCAgcatgggaattatagtttaaaAGACTGGGGAAAAATAGGACAATTTTTCCAAAACCACCCTCAGATTGATGTCAAAGTTTTGCATGCCTGCTGTAAGGTTTATAAGGCTATCTCAAGCCTAACTCCTACAAATCTCCTCCTGGCCGCTGCTTCAGCTcctttgccccccctcccagtCCTCATGCTGTTTTCAGAAGCACCGTCTTATCAGCCTCCTAAACAGGCAGACATTTTTTCTCCTTCGGCTCCTGTCGTCCCTCCTCTGCATTCTTCGCTTCCTGCGCCTCCCGTTACTACTCCTCTCCAAGAATCTTCGCATTCAGCACCCCccgctcttccacctcctccgccCAAGGCACCTGGCACCGCTTCTACCATTCCTCTCCAAGAAGAGACTCTTTGTACCACTGCTCCGTTGCTGCCTTTTGATTCTGATACTCCAAATCTCTTTCCTGTGATTGCTCCTGCACCCCCAGCCCCCGTCATGCTGACCCAAACTGATGTTCTTGATGGGCTGACGGGAGGAGGCAATTTTCTTACCATTGCCCAACAGTTGGCCCTTGATCCTATGTACTGGGCAGCCACCACAGCctcagcccaagaggctctggccTCTGTCCCTGATGACAGGAATGAGCGCAATGGCCGATGGGGCAGCATCAGACAGGGCCCTGCAAAGCCCTATGGACAATTTGTTGATCGCTTGTACAATACCTTCAAGTGGCAAGTTCAGGACCTGGCAGCACAAGAAGCGATTGTTTGCCAGCTTGCGTTTTATCATGCACATGAGGACTGTAAGCAAGTGCTGCGCCCTTTGATGGCAACATCAAATATAGCCATTGCAGACATGCTTAaagcctgccagtcagtgggCACTGAGATGCATAAAGCTCGCTTGCTAGCCACGGCTCTGTCCTCCGCCATGTCCCAAAATCCTGCAAAGGATAAAACCTGTTGGATTGACAGTGGCTAAGGAAAAAATCCAGCGGACTTTACCCATTATGTACCTGGGACACAAGCTGACAGCATCTGCTGCCATTCCAGTTACGCCTCAACTACAGTTTCCTCATCATCTTAAACTGGTGGATTTACAACAAATTCTTGGACAGCTGAATTGGATAGAGTTATTTGGACCTGCCCACCTCCACTTTGTCTCCACTATTTTCTGCCCTTAAAGGACATAAGGATCCAGCAGACAAGATCACAATCACCTCTGCAATGGAAGAGGCTCTTCCACAGCTGTTCCAGTGTTTCCTGGCACGCTGAAAGGCCATCTTCATCCCTACTGCATTGGCCCCCCTTTTCCCTGGGAAGCCACTTCAACCACCAAACATCATTACAGTTTTGCTGCCTCCTAATAGCGACCATCCCATCTGTGTCATCACGCTTCATTGGGCTTGGACTTTTGACTCAGCAGTACAAGGAGCAATACATCAGACTTATTTACAGCAAATGGGCTCCTGTATCTGCAGAAATGGTTGTGTGACTTCTTCTGGATTGTGGTTTTTACATGCCAATAATCGAGCCACGAAATATCACACAGGTTGCTCGGAAGTGGCCATTGGAATAATTTACCATTCTCATCCTTATTGCCCCCCCAAGCAACCAGTATGGCATCGTCCTGATTGGCCCAACAATTCTATGTCACACGGGTGGAGTTCTTCTGTGGACATTATAAAGCGCCGCTTTCGTCGTGCTGCTCTTTTACAGAAGGCCCGGAGGCCTGAACCATATCATCAGATTTGGAATAATAACACTTATGTTAGAGACATAAATCATTTTGCTTCCCTGCTTAATCTTTCTGATTGTTGGGTGTGTACGCATATTCCTCCTCAATCGAAAAGTTCTGGCATTTTATTACATGGTATTCCTGTAAATGCTTCATACAAGATTAGCAATAATATGAAGGACAATCGTACAAGTTCACCTCCTGTGTCTTTATCGCTTGTTGAAATAGCGCCTCATTGTTTTCGTTTCAATCGTAGTAGCAATAAATTTTTAGGTCATTATCCATATTGTAATTGGACATATGAGTATGTTAATggatcttcttgttttcttaatgtTACCACTATGAGTGGTAGGCCAAAAGTTTCAGTTAATAATGTCCCAACTTACATGACTTATGACCAACAGGCTGCGTGTAGAGATTTTTATGTTTGGTTCAACTGGATGAGAAAGAGCAGTAAATCTACATATTTGCTTCAATCTGATTTATGGTTATTCTGTGGCAAATTGGACCGaagctttgtttttaattctatcatctttgttttaaaaataattaacaaaaaaaacaaaacaaaaaaacaaaaaaaagtcagAAATGAGAGAAGTTGCTTTATAAACtttttatgctttaaatgtaatcCTTGCCTCTAAAGGTGGAATTTATGCCTTAATTCATTCTCATTGTTGTATGTATATAACTGATCAATCAACCAATATTTCTGCTATTATTGATTATATGGAACAAATGATAGCCCATAATCCTTTGAATCCACCTgaaggttttgatccatgggactGGTTATTTTCTTGGTTACCTAATGGATTATGGTTAAGAAATTTATTATTGATTGTAATTGCATGTATTgttggttttattatgtattcaatGCTTGCTTTCTTTGATTTCCCAATGTACTGCGTGGTGGTACCACCCAAGGCCCACCACAGGGGTTACAAGGGGAATTTATGTTGCAAAATATAAACGCTTAGGTAATGACATATATGATTCTGATTAAGATTTCCTCttataatataaacaagaaaagagggcatgtgggaaaatgattgcttgtacataagagcatgagcagAGTTCTTATTATTGCAGAGTGATTTTACAGCACGAGATATTGCTAAGAGCATGATGAGCACGTGAACACCTCATGCTAGACTAATGATTGGCTCACGTAGCATAACACTCTCtttgtctgtgggcaaaagcaaGGTTACATTCCTTTGATTTGTTACTTTTGAGTACCAGGCAGAACAAGCGCAGTGCTGGAGGAGGGAGGAtgattttctttttactgcacacaataaacattgcacggctgaagccaaagctttttcttcaagtcatcttggtgtgagactgatttcttactGATCTTCCTACTGATGTCGAGCTGGATTCTCGACAAAGTTTGGCTACTAGGCCAACAATGGATTTGTCTACAATGGCAGCTTGGCAAAAGTAATAAAACTACTCCAGCTTGAATGCTGccttaggctgcaaccctaaacacATGTACCTCTGCTTAAGTCCTATACATCCCAGAAGAATTTGTTTCCAGGAAGACATGCAGAGGATCGTGCTATAAGTAATCCTATACACAAAGAGTACTCCCACAAACACA comes from the Podarcis muralis chromosome 6, rPodMur119.hap1.1, whole genome shotgun sequence genome and includes:
- the LOC144327964 gene encoding uncharacterized protein LOC144327964, which codes for MGSCICRNGCVTSSGLWFLHANNRATKYHTGCSEVAIGIIYHSHPYCPPKQPVWHRPDWPNNSMSHGWSSSVDIIKRRFRRAALLQKARRPEPYHQIWNNNTYVRDINHFASLLNLSDCWVCTHIPPQSKSSGILLHGIPVNASYKISNNMKDNRTSSPPVSLSLVEIAPHCFRFNRSSNKFLGHYPYCNWTYEYVNGSSCFLNVTTMSGRPKVSVNNVPTYMTYDQQAACRDFYVWFNWMRKSSKSTYLLQSDLWLFCGKLDRSFVFNSIIFVLKIINKKNKTKKQKKVRNERSCFINFLCFKCNPCL